One stretch of Micromonospora echinospora DNA includes these proteins:
- a CDS encoding glycosyltransferase family 2 protein: MRLSVVVPCFNEEESVERLHEMLSTALAELPDVDVEVVYVDDGSEDGTLAALRRLAATDPTVCYTSLSRNFGKEAAMLAGLHRATGDAVVIMDADLQHPPRLLPEMVALYRQGFDQVIARRDRRGDRFIRMVASRSFYRLVNWWIDVRLLDGAGDFRLLSRLAVNAILAMPEYNRFSKGLFSWIGFRTVVVAHHNESRQAGRSRWTFGKLFNYAFDGLLSFNNRPLRLAIYGGLFLTLIAVGYMAWVVADAVEKGIDVPGYTTIIVSVIGLGGIQMMILGVIGEYIGRIYYETKRRPHYLVQETERPVTETGGTPRLPNQRAAWSADRGPRAAPAWDDPSRDASRRHATGESMSGDAD, encoded by the coding sequence ATGCGGCTGTCGGTGGTGGTGCCCTGCTTCAACGAGGAAGAGTCGGTGGAGCGGCTGCACGAGATGCTCAGCACCGCGCTCGCCGAACTCCCGGACGTGGACGTCGAGGTGGTGTACGTCGACGACGGCAGCGAGGACGGCACGCTCGCGGCGCTGCGCCGGCTCGCCGCCACCGATCCGACGGTCTGCTACACGTCGCTGAGCCGCAACTTCGGCAAGGAGGCGGCCATGCTCGCCGGGCTGCACCGGGCCACCGGCGACGCGGTAGTCATCATGGACGCCGACCTGCAGCACCCGCCGCGCCTGCTGCCCGAGATGGTCGCGCTCTACCGCCAGGGCTTCGACCAGGTGATCGCCCGCCGCGACCGGCGCGGCGACCGGTTCATCCGGATGGTCGCCTCACGCTCGTTCTACCGCCTGGTCAACTGGTGGATAGACGTCCGCCTGCTGGACGGCGCGGGTGACTTCCGCCTGCTGTCCCGGCTCGCGGTGAACGCGATCCTGGCGATGCCCGAGTACAACCGCTTCTCCAAGGGCCTGTTCTCGTGGATCGGCTTCCGCACCGTGGTGGTGGCGCACCACAACGAGAGCCGGCAGGCGGGGCGGAGCCGGTGGACGTTCGGCAAGCTGTTCAACTACGCGTTCGACGGGCTGCTGTCGTTCAACAACCGGCCGCTGCGCCTGGCGATCTACGGCGGGCTGTTCCTCACGCTCATCGCAGTGGGCTACATGGCGTGGGTGGTCGCCGACGCCGTGGAGAAGGGCATCGACGTGCCCGGTTACACCACCATCATCGTCAGCGTGATCGGCCTCGGCGGCATCCAGATGATGATCCTGGGCGTGATCGGCGAGTACATCGGCCGGATCTACTACGAGACCAAGCGCCGGCCGCACTATCTGGTGCAGGAGACCGAACGTCCGGTCACGGAGACCGGCGGCACGCCCCGGCTGCCGAACCAGCGCGCGGCGTGGTCCGCCGACCGGGGTCCACGCGCGGCGCCGGCTTGGGATGATCCGTCCCGAGATGCCTCCCGGCGTCACGCCACCGGGGAATCGATGAGCGGCGACGCCGACTGA
- a CDS encoding RICIN domain-containing protein codes for MRTTVRRWLTAGAALAVLASGVLTATGPAAAESNGGTRVMPLGDSITEGTQVPGGYRIGLWQRLAGGGYRVDLVGSQFNGPGNLGDHDHEGHPGWRIDQIDANITGWLNAYQPRTVLLHIGTNDILQNYNVSTAPNRLSSLIDRITATAPNADVFVAQIIPLANSGQAAAVRTFNAALPGIVQSKVNAGKRVHLVDQYSALTTADLIDGIHPTATGYDKMAAVWYRALQSVSGSIGTPGSGGGGTYQNVQLVGAGSGRCLDVPNGSTTNGTAVQLYDCWGGTMQRWTYTSAKQLQVLGNKCLDANGRGTANGTSVIIWDCNGQPNQQWNLNANGTISGVQSGRCLDAAGYGTANGTRINLWDCHGGTNQQWSARA; via the coding sequence ATGCGTACCACTGTGCGGAGATGGCTCACCGCGGGCGCCGCGCTCGCCGTGCTGGCCTCCGGTGTCCTGACGGCAACCGGACCGGCGGCCGCCGAGTCCAACGGCGGCACCCGGGTGATGCCGCTCGGTGACTCCATCACCGAGGGCACCCAGGTGCCCGGCGGCTACCGGATCGGCCTGTGGCAGCGGCTGGCCGGCGGCGGCTACCGGGTCGACCTGGTCGGCTCCCAGTTCAACGGGCCGGGCAACCTCGGCGACCACGACCACGAGGGCCACCCCGGCTGGCGCATCGACCAGATCGACGCCAACATCACCGGCTGGCTGAACGCCTACCAGCCGCGCACCGTGCTGCTGCACATCGGCACCAACGACATCCTGCAGAACTACAACGTCTCGACCGCGCCGAACCGGCTCTCCTCGCTCATCGACCGCATCACCGCCACGGCGCCGAACGCGGACGTGTTCGTCGCGCAGATCATCCCGCTCGCCAACTCCGGCCAGGCGGCGGCGGTACGCACGTTCAACGCCGCGCTGCCCGGCATCGTGCAGTCGAAGGTGAACGCCGGCAAGCGCGTCCACCTTGTCGACCAGTACTCGGCGCTGACCACCGCCGACCTGATCGACGGCATCCACCCGACCGCCACCGGCTACGACAAGATGGCGGCGGTCTGGTACCGCGCGTTGCAGTCGGTGTCCGGCAGCATCGGCACCCCCGGCAGCGGCGGCGGCGGCACGTACCAGAACGTGCAGCTCGTCGGCGCCGGCTCGGGCCGGTGCCTGGACGTGCCGAACGGCAGCACCACGAACGGCACCGCCGTGCAGTTGTACGACTGCTGGGGCGGCACGATGCAGCGCTGGACCTACACCTCGGCCAAGCAGTTGCAGGTGCTCGGCAACAAGTGCCTCGACGCCAACGGGCGGGGCACCGCGAACGGCACCAGCGTGATCATCTGGGACTGCAACGGCCAGCCCAACCAGCAGTGGAACCTCAACGCCAACGGCACGATCAGCGGCGTCCAGTCCGGGCGCTGCCTGGACGCGGCGGGCTACGGCACCGCCAACGGGACCAGGATCAACCTCTGGGACTGCCACGGCGGCACCAACCAGCAGTGGAGCGCGCGCGCCTGA
- a CDS encoding ricin-type beta-trefoil lectin domain protein, producing MVIPRPRSVRSGPSRLAAPALVLALAATGGGLALTASPAQAATTITVNGASGGQTFDGVGAVSGGGGNSRLLIDYPEPQRGQILDYLFKPGYGAALQILKVEMGGDTNSTSGSEPSHEHVRGDLNCNRGYQWWIMEQAKARNPAIKLAALPWGAPGWIGNGNFMSQDMINYFVDWLGCARQHNLTMDYITAAQNEKRTDANWTISLRQALNANGYSGVKIIYGDDYPGSWGPANAVASNATLRNSIDVLSGHYPCGYLSAQTTCTVSSTATSTGKTLWNSEGGSQDYNDGAKPLARGINRGYLDGRMVAYLNWDLIAAITPNLPWSTVGLILANQPWSGWYSVGKNTWALAHTTQFTAPGWRYLDSASGYLGGNRNNGSYVSLRSPTTGDYSTVVETMDATAAQQVTMNITGGLSTGQAHIWATNLNSTNPNDFFVRTADITPSGGSFSFTAQPGHLYTVTTTTGQGKGTATSPAQGSLALPYRDDFDSYASGRFPKYLQDMQGAFEIVGCGGGRSGMCLRQMSAQAPITWKTLADPATYGGNLSWGNYTVSADVLLEQSGYAQIQGRVGSTNLDPIGRYNAYFLRVTDSGAWSILRNNTAGQLTTLRSGNVAALGTNRWHSLALGFSGTTITATIDGTTVGTATDSTFGTGQVGFGTSQGETAQFDNLSVVAGPGGNPGGTSGAWLNPNSSRCLDVPNQSQTNGTQVTLWECNGGTNQQWTATSSRQLQVYGSKCLDAEGQGTSSGTRVIIWDCNGGTNQQWNVNTDGTITGVQSGLCLSPNGGGTGNGTSVVLSACTGANSQKWSRA from the coding sequence ATGGTGATCCCCCGTCCCCGGTCCGTCCGATCCGGGCCATCGCGTCTCGCTGCTCCCGCCCTGGTTCTCGCCCTGGCCGCCACCGGCGGCGGCCTGGCGCTCACCGCGAGCCCCGCACAGGCCGCCACCACGATCACCGTCAACGGCGCCTCCGGCGGCCAGACGTTCGACGGCGTGGGCGCGGTCAGCGGCGGCGGCGGCAACAGCCGGCTGCTGATCGACTACCCGGAGCCGCAGCGCGGGCAGATCCTGGACTATCTGTTCAAGCCCGGATACGGCGCCGCGCTGCAGATCCTCAAGGTCGAGATGGGCGGCGACACCAACTCCACCAGCGGGTCCGAGCCGAGCCACGAGCACGTCCGGGGCGATCTCAACTGCAACCGCGGCTACCAGTGGTGGATCATGGAGCAGGCCAAGGCCCGCAACCCCGCCATCAAGCTGGCGGCCCTGCCGTGGGGCGCTCCCGGCTGGATCGGCAACGGCAACTTCATGTCCCAGGACATGATCAATTACTTCGTGGACTGGCTGGGCTGCGCGCGGCAGCACAACCTGACCATGGACTACATCACCGCCGCCCAGAACGAGAAGCGGACGGACGCGAACTGGACCATCAGCCTGCGCCAGGCGCTGAATGCCAACGGCTACAGCGGCGTGAAGATCATCTACGGGGACGACTACCCCGGTAGCTGGGGACCGGCCAACGCCGTCGCCAGCAACGCCACGCTGCGCAACAGCATCGACGTGCTCAGCGGTCACTACCCGTGCGGCTACCTCAGCGCGCAGACCACCTGCACCGTGTCGTCGACAGCCACCTCCACCGGCAAGACGCTGTGGAACAGCGAGGGCGGCTCCCAGGACTACAACGACGGCGCCAAGCCGCTGGCCCGCGGCATCAACCGCGGCTACCTCGACGGCCGGATGGTCGCCTACCTCAACTGGGACCTGATCGCCGCCATCACGCCGAACCTGCCCTGGTCCACGGTCGGGCTGATCCTGGCCAACCAGCCCTGGTCCGGCTGGTACTCGGTCGGCAAGAACACCTGGGCGCTGGCGCACACCACCCAGTTCACCGCGCCCGGCTGGCGCTACCTGGACTCGGCCTCGGGCTACCTGGGCGGCAACCGCAACAACGGCAGCTACGTGTCGCTGCGGTCGCCCACCACCGGCGACTACAGCACTGTCGTCGAGACCATGGACGCCACCGCGGCCCAGCAGGTCACCATGAACATCACCGGCGGGCTGTCCACCGGGCAGGCGCACATCTGGGCCACGAACCTGAACTCGACGAACCCGAACGACTTCTTCGTCCGCACCGCGGACATCACCCCGTCGGGCGGGTCGTTCTCGTTCACCGCCCAGCCCGGCCACCTCTACACCGTCACCACCACGACCGGGCAGGGCAAGGGCACCGCCACCAGCCCCGCCCAGGGTTCGCTGGCTCTGCCCTACCGCGACGACTTCGACAGCTACGCCAGCGGGCGGTTCCCGAAGTACCTCCAGGACATGCAGGGCGCGTTCGAGATCGTCGGCTGCGGCGGCGGCCGGTCCGGCATGTGCCTGCGCCAGATGTCCGCGCAGGCGCCCATCACCTGGAAGACCCTCGCCGACCCGGCGACCTACGGCGGGAATCTGAGCTGGGGCAACTACACGGTCTCCGCCGACGTCCTGCTCGAACAGTCCGGCTACGCCCAGATCCAGGGCCGCGTCGGCAGCACCAACCTGGACCCCATCGGCCGCTACAACGCCTACTTCCTGCGGGTCACCGACTCCGGCGCGTGGTCCATCCTGCGCAACAACACCGCCGGGCAGCTCACCACGCTGCGCAGCGGGAACGTCGCGGCCCTGGGCACCAACCGCTGGCACAGCCTCGCGCTCGGCTTCTCCGGCACCACCATCACCGCCACGATCGACGGCACGACGGTCGGCACGGCCACCGACTCCACGTTCGGCACCGGCCAGGTCGGCTTCGGCACCAGCCAGGGCGAGACCGCGCAGTTCGACAACCTGTCGGTGGTCGCCGGCCCGGGCGGCAACCCCGGCGGTACGAGCGGCGCCTGGCTCAACCCCAACTCCAGCCGGTGCCTCGACGTGCCGAACCAGTCCCAGACCAACGGCACCCAGGTGACGTTGTGGGAGTGCAACGGCGGGACCAACCAGCAGTGGACGGCGACGTCGAGCCGGCAACTCCAGGTGTACGGGAGCAAGTGCCTGGACGCCGAGGGGCAGGGCACCTCGTCCGGCACCCGGGTGATCATCTGGGACTGCAACGGCGGCACCAACCAACAGTGGAACGTCAACACCGACGGCACGATCACCGGCGTCCAGTCCGGACTGTGCCTGAGCCCGAACGGCGGCGGGACCGGCAACGGCACCTCCGTCGTCCTGTCCGCCTGCACCGGCGCGAACAGCCAGAAGTGGAGCCGGGCGTGA
- a CDS encoding family 43 glycosylhydrolase → MLALLGLAPAIAGGLNPTAARADNPIVQTIYTADPAPLVYNNRVYLYTGHDEDNSTWFTMKEWRVYSSDDMVNWTDHGSPLSLATFSWAKQDAWAGQAVHRNGKFYWYVPMVVRATGQMGIGVAVADSPTGPFRDAIGRPLVSNGEIDPTVFIDDDGQAYLYWGNPRLWYVKLNADMTSYSGSPTQIPLTAAGFGARTGDANRPTLYEEGPWVYKRNGLYYMVFAAKCCSEFIAYSTAPGPLGPWTYRGTVMPTQGSSFTNHPGITDYKGGSYFFYHNGALPGGGGFTRSVAVEKFSYGADGSIPTINMTTTGAPQIGTLNPYIRQEAETSAWASGVETEPAGGGGMNVGFIDNGDYLKIKGVAFGTGATSYTARVASAGSGGTIELRLDSTGGPVVGTCRVSGTGGWQTWADTTCAVSGATGTHDLYLRFTGGSGSLFNIDHWRFTPAGSTPPPTDPPTTTPPPIDPPPTTQPPTTPPPSGDACTATYRTTNSWSGGFQAEVTVTAGAAALNGWSVRWNLASGQSINQVWSGTLSTSGSTATVSNAAYNGSVPASGSTTFGFIANGSPTTPSLTCTTP, encoded by the coding sequence ATGCTCGCCCTGCTCGGGCTGGCCCCGGCCATCGCCGGCGGGCTGAACCCGACCGCCGCCCGGGCGGACAACCCGATCGTGCAGACCATCTACACGGCCGACCCGGCCCCGCTCGTGTACAACAACCGGGTCTACCTGTACACCGGCCACGACGAGGACAACTCGACCTGGTTCACCATGAAGGAGTGGCGGGTCTACTCGTCCGACGACATGGTGAACTGGACCGACCACGGATCGCCGCTCAGCCTCGCCACGTTCAGCTGGGCCAAGCAGGACGCGTGGGCCGGCCAGGCGGTCCACCGCAACGGCAAGTTCTACTGGTACGTGCCGATGGTCGTGCGGGCGACCGGCCAGATGGGCATCGGGGTGGCTGTGGCGGACAGCCCAACCGGGCCGTTCCGGGACGCCATCGGGCGCCCGCTGGTGAGCAACGGCGAGATCGACCCCACCGTGTTCATCGACGACGACGGACAGGCGTACCTGTACTGGGGCAACCCCCGCCTGTGGTACGTCAAGCTGAACGCGGACATGACCTCGTACTCGGGCAGCCCGACCCAGATCCCGCTGACCGCGGCGGGCTTCGGGGCGCGGACCGGTGACGCGAACCGGCCGACCCTCTACGAGGAGGGTCCGTGGGTGTACAAGCGCAACGGCCTCTACTACATGGTCTTCGCGGCCAAGTGCTGCTCGGAGTTCATCGCCTACTCGACAGCGCCCGGGCCGCTGGGACCGTGGACGTACCGCGGCACCGTCATGCCCACCCAGGGCAGCAGCTTCACCAACCACCCCGGGATCACCGACTACAAGGGCGGCTCGTACTTCTTCTACCACAACGGCGCGCTGCCCGGCGGCGGCGGTTTCACCAGGTCGGTGGCGGTGGAGAAGTTCTCCTACGGCGCCGACGGCTCGATCCCGACGATCAACATGACCACCACCGGCGCGCCGCAGATCGGCACGCTCAACCCGTACATCCGGCAGGAGGCCGAGACGAGCGCGTGGGCGTCCGGCGTGGAGACCGAGCCGGCCGGCGGCGGCGGGATGAACGTCGGCTTCATCGACAACGGCGACTACCTGAAGATCAAGGGCGTGGCCTTCGGGACCGGCGCGACCTCGTACACCGCCCGGGTGGCCTCCGCGGGCAGTGGCGGCACCATCGAGCTGCGGCTCGACAGCACCGGCGGCCCGGTGGTGGGCACCTGCCGGGTGTCCGGCACCGGCGGCTGGCAGACCTGGGCCGACACCACCTGCGCGGTCAGCGGCGCCACCGGCACCCACGACCTCTACCTGCGGTTCACCGGCGGCAGCGGCTCGCTGTTCAACATCGACCACTGGCGGTTCACCCCCGCCGGGAGCACGCCGCCGCCCACCGACCCGCCGACCACCACGCCGCCGCCGATCGATCCCCCGCCGACCACTCAGCCGCCCACCACGCCGCCGCCGAGCGGTGACGCCTGCACCGCCACCTACCGCACCACGAACTCCTGGTCGGGCGGCTTCCAGGCCGAGGTGACCGTCACGGCCGGCGCCGCGGCGCTCAACGGCTGGTCGGTGCGATGGAACCTGGCCAGTGGCCAGAGCATCAACCAGGTCTGGAGCGGCACGCTGAGCACCAGCGGCTCCACCGCGACCGTCAGCAACGCCGCGTACAACGGCTCCGTGCCCGCGTCCGGCTCCACCACGTTCGGCTTCATCGCCAACGGCTCGCCCACCACCCCTTCCCTGACCTGCACCACCCCGTGA
- a CDS encoding DinB family protein, translating to MSEPYDPKAALHHYLRAIRENLIWKLDGLSEREARLPRTATGNNLLGLLKHCLNVEAGYFGPTFGREFPTPAELVAGETFDADPQADWYAREDETKDGLIDLYRRVAAFADQTIDTLPLDAPGRVPWWQPGRQDVTLHQVIVHVCVDLARHAGHADILREQHDAAIGLGRENRNVPEGYDWPAYVDRLSALADRFG from the coding sequence ATGAGTGAGCCGTACGACCCCAAGGCAGCGCTGCACCACTACCTGCGCGCGATCCGGGAGAACCTGATCTGGAAGCTCGACGGGCTGAGCGAACGCGAGGCCCGGCTTCCCCGCACCGCGACCGGCAACAACCTGCTGGGGTTGCTCAAGCACTGCCTGAACGTCGAGGCCGGCTACTTCGGGCCGACGTTCGGTCGCGAGTTCCCCACACCGGCGGAGCTGGTCGCCGGCGAGACGTTCGACGCGGACCCGCAGGCCGACTGGTACGCCCGCGAGGACGAGACCAAGGACGGGCTGATCGACCTGTACCGCCGCGTCGCGGCGTTCGCGGACCAGACGATCGACACGCTGCCGCTGGACGCGCCGGGGCGGGTGCCGTGGTGGCAGCCCGGCCGGCAGGACGTGACGCTGCACCAGGTCATCGTGCACGTCTGCGTCGACCTGGCCCGGCACGCCGGGCACGCCGACATCCTGCGCGAGCAGCACGACGCGGCGATCGGGCTGGGGCGGGAGAACCGGAACGTCCCCGAGGGCTACGACTGGCCGGCGTACGTCGACCGGCTGTCGGCGCTCGCCGACCGGTTCGGGTAG
- a CDS encoding PPOX class F420-dependent oxidoreductase: MSKPPLPEPAVAMLRKPNPAVIATLRDDGQPVSAATWYLWEDGRVLVNMDEGRRRLAHLRHDPRVTVTVLDEQGWYTHVSLIGRVVELRDDEEMADIDRVSQHYTGRPYPRRDRKRVSAWIEIERWHGWGAHKDNNQTG; encoded by the coding sequence ATGTCGAAGCCGCCGCTGCCCGAGCCCGCCGTCGCCATGCTGCGCAAGCCGAACCCGGCCGTCATCGCCACGCTGCGCGACGACGGCCAGCCGGTGTCCGCCGCCACCTGGTACCTGTGGGAGGACGGCCGCGTCCTGGTGAACATGGACGAGGGTCGCCGCCGGCTGGCGCACCTGCGCCACGACCCCCGGGTCACAGTGACCGTGCTGGACGAGCAGGGCTGGTACACCCACGTCAGCCTGATCGGGCGGGTGGTCGAGCTGCGCGACGACGAGGAGATGGCGGACATCGACCGGGTCTCGCAGCACTACACCGGACGGCCGTACCCCAGGCGGGACCGCAAGCGGGTCAGCGCGTGGATCGAGATCGAGCGCTGGCACGGGTGGGGCGCGCACAAGGACAACAACCAGACCGGCTGA
- a CDS encoding SPFH domain-containing protein has translation MDKLRGELIDIVEWLDDSRDTIVWRFPRYQNEIKMGAKLVVRESQTAVFVNEGKIADVFPPGTYTLETRNLPILSTLKGWKYGFNSPFKAEVYFVNTRQFTDMKWGTQNPVILRDAEFGVVRVRAFGAFAARVVDAAQLLRELVGTDPQFRTEEVQEYLRQLIVGRFGGALATAGVPLLDLAAHQDAIGRRLAVVLTEELAEVGIAIPKFVIENVSVPPEVEQALDKRTSMGAVGDLDRYTRFQAANAMEAAANNPGGEAGAGIGLGLGMAMGQQMARTMGGGGATQPTPAPAQPAAGQPSTAQPGAAEPPPLPGQAQWYVGVGGQRQGPYDLGGLAEQAGAGALGPDTLVWRAGMAQWQPAGQVPELASVLASVPPPLPPQ, from the coding sequence ATGGACAAGCTCCGGGGCGAACTCATCGACATCGTCGAGTGGCTGGACGACAGCCGGGACACGATCGTCTGGCGGTTCCCCCGGTATCAGAACGAGATCAAGATGGGCGCCAAGCTGGTCGTCCGGGAGTCCCAGACGGCGGTGTTCGTCAACGAGGGGAAGATCGCCGACGTCTTCCCGCCGGGGACGTACACGCTGGAGACCCGCAACCTGCCGATCCTGTCCACCCTGAAGGGCTGGAAGTACGGCTTCAACTCGCCGTTCAAGGCCGAGGTGTACTTCGTCAACACCCGGCAGTTCACCGACATGAAGTGGGGCACCCAGAACCCGGTGATCCTGCGCGACGCCGAGTTCGGCGTGGTGCGGGTACGGGCGTTCGGCGCCTTCGCGGCGCGGGTGGTCGACGCGGCGCAGCTGCTGCGTGAGCTGGTCGGCACCGACCCGCAGTTCCGCACCGAGGAGGTGCAGGAGTACCTGCGGCAGCTGATCGTGGGCCGGTTCGGCGGCGCGCTCGCCACGGCCGGTGTGCCGCTGCTGGACCTCGCGGCGCACCAGGACGCGATCGGTCGGCGGCTGGCCGTTGTGCTGACCGAGGAACTGGCCGAGGTCGGTATCGCGATCCCCAAGTTCGTCATCGAGAACGTGTCGGTGCCGCCGGAGGTCGAGCAGGCGCTGGACAAGCGGACCAGCATGGGCGCGGTCGGCGACCTGGACCGGTACACCCGCTTCCAGGCCGCCAACGCGATGGAGGCCGCGGCGAACAACCCGGGCGGCGAGGCGGGCGCGGGCATCGGCCTGGGCCTGGGCATGGCGATGGGCCAGCAGATGGCCCGCACCATGGGCGGCGGCGGGGCCACGCAGCCGACGCCGGCCCCCGCACAGCCGGCCGCCGGGCAGCCGTCGACCGCGCAGCCGGGCGCCGCCGAGCCGCCGCCGCTGCCGGGCCAGGCCCAGTGGTACGTCGGCGTCGGTGGCCAGCGGCAGGGCCCGTACGACCTCGGTGGGCTGGCCGAGCAGGCGGGCGCGGGCGCGCTCGGCCCGGACACGCTGGTCTGGCGTGCCGGGATGGCGCAGTGGCAGCCCGCCGGACAGGTGCCGGAACTGGCGTCGGTGCTCGCCAGCGTCCCGCCGCCGCTGCCGCCGCAATGA